The genomic stretch taaatggccctttcagtccattattaaaatcccattgcaaacctttgttgggatttcaaggaagcagtggcatcacagaaaccaaagaatgtcagtgagatggaagcttttgctcatgagaaatgtgtaaaaattctaatagagaggcgTCCGAAgactgagaacacttacctgaaacatttatttgctgttattaaggataaaggatgctccaaaatggcccaatcagtcctggtttctggagatggtagaagtACTGGaagggcctccatgggaaataccactgaggagagaccttctctctcaaaaaCATGGCATgttttggcatccccagccagagctgtgaagcctacacgtgtggcctctgaacggagcacagcggacgagccagaattggctcagtcagtTATGAACactattttacaggctagagcactgtCCACGAGACGcatttatgcactgaaatggaatgtgttcactaattggtgcttttcacacagCAAAGACCAGTGAActgacccagtgaactgccccatacctgaaattcgtaCATTTCTTTAAGTGCGATTTGGACATGGGGCTCActccatcaatgctcaaagtttatgtggcgactatatctgcatatcacgcacctgaagccagcACCTcaataggcaaacatgatttaatcaaagttccttaggggagcgaggtggctaaatccccctcgcccggctacagtcccaacttgggacctaactttggtcctaaagcCCTCAcggggccccccttcgagcctctgTACTATGTTCAAatgtgtgtgctttctcttaagaccgcattactgctggcttttGCCTCAGTAAAACGGTTCGGcgatttgcaagcactgtaagttgacagttcatgtctagagtttggtccaggtctttcaaaagccactgtcaaccCAAGGagaggctatgtgcctaaggttctaaccacgcccttcagagcgcaggtggttcaccttcaagcctttttccctcctccatttaatttggatgaggagcggtccttgcatttgttatgccctgtgcgagaGCTACACACGTACATTGAGCGCACCTAccaattcagactgtctgaccagctttttgtgtgctatggaggatgcacaaaaggaatgtccatctccaagcaaagactttctcactggatcgttgatgcgatcaccCTGGCTTAAGAGTTGCAGGGTGTGACTTtcccaattggtgttaaaacaCTGAACTAGAGGCATCACCTCTTCATAGGGCCTCTTCACGAACgatgtgtccttacaagacatatgttttgcagcaggatggtcttctcaaaacacattcgcaatgTTTTACATCCTAGTCGTAACGTCTCTTTCATCGATAGTCCTCTGTCTACAGCACTTGCTATTTCgttggccaaacatatacttatgctcctCTTTAAGTGCTGGCTTcctgtcattttacacaaccacctgcatttAGACCGTTGTATTTCCCAGAAGTCAcaggcactttcattacaaataaacataATTCCCGACAAGGTTCGTGaaagggttaattcatactatatgaccatagttcatatattcTGAGTATTCCCttcctggctcaccatgagggtaACATACTCATGTTGGTCGCCGTCCCGTGGGACTGCtacgtcatgtttcctctctgtgAAGGTTgtgtcgtgtagtgcggcatgatgggactctgttccccatagcgtcagcttagtgacgcaatgtcaagtgaactgaatcgtaagggaacgtctcggttacgtaatgagacattgcgtaagctggcTGCACTACGGACTCAGGCTttttttgaggtgcgagcgatgcgttctttgtccctcagtcagaaaattctgaggaatggtgtttgcatttcgcttataccggacagcttcgcgTCTAAAAGGGCttaaaccccagtgagcaagctgaagacaactgtggcaaagaacacaaaactccataagatgttggttaatggagaaaaataaccttgggagaaaccaggctcattgtgggggccagttcccttctggctaaacagcatgaatataatgggcATATtagttatgtgcagtgcaagtcatggtttaaaatgagtaattaAAGTAAGTTTTaaaggccagtgtttaaacaaagattttgaatgaactgtaagaatgatgactaatgtctttgaagtccatcctggattaactgcagaagtgcacatagatgcagttgtccttgttagttggctgatgaaggcttttgttggcaattaattgatagtctatgtattccattttaaaagtgtagtccatcattagaccaaggtgatgcaggcagagatcagtaaggtgcatcacagttcaaccggcaggtcatttcggtgaggtctatcctaagtctaaggttcaggcagtggcatatgaattatcccatgtcttatggttggagtcagcatcagttcatcctctggagtccattgtaatagactgaagtgatgtcttgctggcaccggctgcatttagtcatcatcactcagaaacACGTAgtagtggagtctgacaccaagcaggaacggagctggatctgacaTATTGTATACATAaattttcatgtccatttactcTGTGTACTCAAATAAACAAACTGACCAAAATGCCATTCCCTGGTAGATTCTTCTCATGGTGGTTAGTGTTAGGTGACCTCACTGACCTGACTGTTTATGGCCACATTTGTGTCTCTGCAGATCCTAAGCGACATGTTCTCCTTAGTGTTTGTGAATGATGGTCTGGCCGAATCCCTGCAGCCCCTTTTGGCTTGCCCCTCACCTCGTATCAAACCCTCATCCCTCCTCAGTTCTCTGCACACTTCTCTTCCTAGAGACGGAGCCAGAGCAGGCAGCTCCAAGGTTAGTGCATGTGTGCACAAAAACACTAACAATTGCACAGATTCAACAAATGAGATAACATCACACTGAATGTTAATAATAGGGCTCACTTTACTTTTAAAAGGCAAATTTAGAATCAGCATAGGTGGTGAAAAACATAAATGCTAAAAACATAAATGTACATCCTTTTTAGGAATTGACATTCGGTTGCAGTAAATTCAAAGATGGGAGCTCCTCTTTATTAAAACGAACTGAAAATGTTGTCAACTCTGGCTTATCTTCACTTCCTGTTCTGCCAGTCTTGAAGAGGAAATGGACTGAAGATGCTAAGGCCTTTGAGCCGCCCAGCAAACAGCTTAAAGAAGGTATAATAATGTAGACAAAATACGTTATTTCTTCAGAGGGGAAGAAAAGATAcgaaagattattttaaatggatattatAAAGGAATTTTTGTTGTACTTGTTCTAATATAAGCTATGGATTTTGGCTGTACAAACAGTCACTGTTTCTCTGTACTTCTCCTTATGTCACTCCCAGATGAGGCATCGTCATCCAAACTTTTCCCTACTCTTTGCGGAGGAAGGCAGGTCCTATCACAGATTTTGGACAGTGCAGACTTTGAGTGTTCTCTCTGCATGAGGTAAAAGTtgatacatttattgttaaaGGCTTTACTTTTTAGAGACCCAAACCCCTTCCTCACTCATTTGCTTTCCCAGACTGTATTATGAACCTGTCACCACACCCTGTGGACACACTTTCTGCCTCAAGTGTTTGGAGCGCTGCTTAGACCACAACCCCAACTGCCCCCTGTGCAAGGAGAATCTATCTGAGGTAAACATACACACAATCAGACATAATCTCCTTGCACTGCTACCAGATATTATCATACACAACACACTATTCTTTCCTCGAAGTATACACACCCTTTTTctgcacaaacacatgcacaatcTTTTATCTTATAGCTAGGCAATCATTGTTGAATGATATTTCTTTTTTGGGAATTTAGTTTTAGTCATTAGTCAATGAgaagatgattttttttatccaaaatgCAAATATCTGACTGGATTCTATTCTGCAGTATCTGGCTACTAGAGCGTACAACATTACTCTTCTAATGGAAGAAGTATTGCAGCGCTACCTGTGTGAAGAGCTGGCAGAAAGGAGAATATTGCATGAAGAAGAGATGAAAGAACTTTCAAAGTAAGTTGGTGTTGGTTATAGTGGTCTCCATAACCATTTTGCTGTATAATGATACCCTGTTTGATCGTTCCCTGTACAATCTTTAAACACACCTGGGGCGTCATTTATAAAGATGCATGTTGAATGATCCTACAACAATTTCCTAAATGTTTTAGGATCATTCAACATGCATctttataaatgtaaattttgaacaATTTATAAAAAGCTGGTACTCACAAACATTTTCTTCACAAACACTACATAAATTGCAAATCTTGAAATCATGCACATATGAGTGCATGGACTTCACCTACATAAGCCCACAAATATTCTATTAGGGAGAGACGGAATACAATTAAAGTGCATGCGCAAGTCGTTCATTCATTAATTTCTTCTCTTGGTAAGGTTCCCTAAAAAAAAGTGTGTGCAGCCATGGGCGCCTTACCATTTCCTGGTTTCTGCTCATATACTATTCAACAACTTCTTGTCAATAATTCATTTTCATAACAAATTATGAATCCATTCATTGACCAAATTTTCTGTAAATTaaggatgttaatgattaatcgaaaaTCGATTAATTGTCGTTAATAATTTTATCGATTTAAGCTTATCGATcgtcgattaattaatttcaggacaaatgtgTTCTGTAATCATCACAGCAGAcattgataaggctgtctatacagtcattATTCGCTAGAAGGCGCTTGGCGCTGCATGTCATGTCTTCTCCAGTTCACGGAAGAAGAGCCGCACAGATCAGAGTGATGTTCAACAGTGTTGGagcgtttctctataaatgaacacttgttttctgcacacaccatgatagtgtgttaaagtacaacatgacaacaagcatggttgatctccttgtttcatcccaaacTACAATTATGTCAGCGATCGATGGAAAagcacattcagctgacatctctCCATCACCGGAGAAGCGGTATGTTATGTACTGTGTTTACACAGCGTGCTATTATTTCACttaatttccatgaaaaaaataaatccaaaggTCTGAAATATTCCACAATACTGCCAATACTTCCATTTCTTaagtttattaatttatattatatataaacattaggctacaagcacatattatttggagtcctccacgtgCGTTTTGCAATATAAACGTTAATGattaattgattgttaatttccACGACGATCGATTATGCAAATGtttgaaaattgacatccctactgTAAATGCACACCATTCTTCAATCAAGGTCCATATTGTTAAACCTTAATTCCAAAAAGAAGTTTACATGCTCTTCTACATCTAATAAAAAATGCATAGTAGGGTCGAACAGTATACCGGCACTATAGTAGTATCGCAGTATTAAAGCTTCGAAATACTGGCAGTGCCacctgtatttttttaaaatggtgGAATAGTGTTCGGTAGTATCGTAAGTAATGTTGTATGTGTggtatattattaattatataatatttttaaatttttaaatattgtatacagtgacaagaaaaagtatgtgaaccctttggaattacctgccgttaacaccgatcagccacaacattaaaacaacctgcctaatattgtgtaggtccccctcgtgctgccaaaacagcgccaacacaCATCTTgggatagcattctgagatgctattcttctcaccacagttgtacagagtggttatctgagttactgtagactgtcagttcgaaccattctggccattctctgttgacctctctcatcaacaaggcatttctgtccacagaactgccgctcacttaattttttttttaatttttttattttatttttttttggcaccatttggagtaaagtctagagactgttgtgcatgaaaatcccaggagatcagcagttacagaaatagtcaaaccagcccatctggcaccaacaatcatgccatggtccaaatcactgagatcacatttttttccccattctgatggttcatgtgaacattaactgaagcacttgacccatatctgcatgattttattcactgcactgctgccacacaattgactgattagataaccgcatggatgattgttggtgccagactcaTTACACGTCCTTCAGGACTgcacaaataatcaaaataacatcagaaaCGCAATATGGTCCTATGTCAGCATTAAActacaaaaggctgtgatttaattaaacgAATATctggtctgtgtgcgcttcagagTGAACGGGTGACGTGCTGTTCTTTGTGCATGCACAGGGCTCCTGTTGTTCTTGGCGCTCTAAGAGCAGTCTATGTACATTTATAAGCAAAGTGCTGCAGTTCACACATTCAAGCAATTATAAAGTGTGTAACCGCTACAAGTTTTTAAACAGATCTTCAAAAAAGACACAGTATTACAGAAATTAAAGAGATGATTGTCCAGTGAACttgttccatcaaaataaaagctccaggtgaaaaaaaattacaaataaactgtataaaacaaataaaatctttaaataatagtaataattattcaataatatatttatttataaattgaaTTTTATAAAGCTATACACGCAGTAATAATTCAGTAACATTGTTCAACTATGTTCCAAAAACATAaagttgtagtttttgcacaatatttttgttttttcacaaaatgttttagtaaaaatatatgtagtcaaataatgttttttttaattaggctGCTTTGTATGATATATATGGgtgcatatacagtaaatgaaaacaatgaaatataattcttccttgtgttcattcaTTGAAAAATTGTGGATGCCTTCGTTATTTTGACTAATTTTTCacttcatgcattaaacattttgaatatactttgctaaaatgttttttttatttgaaattatggTGCCTCTAAAATGGCTTAAAgtgatttttattcttttttttttttatcagaacaaatacataattattgagatatatattgccatatatttttttatatttgccaTAAGCTCAGCCCTAATTGTGGTACTACTTGATATCATGATACTTCAGCTGGTATTGTATtgtaagatatgattatggtattGTGTCAACACTAATGCATAGACTACATGGTAATCATACTCCGTATAAACCAAGACATGCACATTCCATTCCCGCTATTCTCTTCCACTTACTATTGCGTTTTATAAATCCTGATTTTTTTCTTGACTTTTGAGGTAGGATCAAATCCATGGAATTTTGGATCAAATCTAATCATATGTGCGTTTTATAAATGAGGCCTTTGTGCTTTGGCAAATTACTAAAATCTTTTTTATACCCAGAATAGATTATGATTTATCACATAGCTATTAGGGTAACTGAGTTGCAGTTGTTCTGTATTGGTTACATTGATTTAATATTTTCTCTTGACTTTAATGTCCagatattaattataatttttttttttcattgcagctTGAATCTGGAAGTGCCCATCTTCGTGTGCACCATGGCATTTCCTACCATTCCCTGCCCACTGCATGTCTTTGAGCCTCGATACAGGCTTATGATTCGCAGATCCATGGAAACAGGAACAAAGCAGTTTGGCATGTGCATTGCTGATGAACTAAAGGGGTAAGAGACCTAGAATGAATCTATTTGATTCTACATTCATGTGCTCTTTAAAAATGGAAGCCTTGTATGGTATTGAAGTTCAAAACTTGAATACATTCGCTAAATTAGAAGTTTTTTATTTAGTaactaaacttttttttacaaGAGCTTGAACTCTTCGTGATGGCCCACTTTTGAAGCAGCACCTGGTTGATGTTTAAAAACCTGTGAAAtgaaattaaaggggtcatgacaaactttattttattttttattttttatataattttattatattcccTGAGGTCcagtgataatgttatttatttattttttattttttaaattttttttgcaccaaaacagtcataatttagtaatataagaTAATTTTCCAacttgtctctggccctctgtttgAAATGcctggttttggcctaagcacctctTTTAAACTGCAAcataaacggccactgttatgattggctaacatcgtgcagcccctcaagtACAGCCATATTTTGATACttaatcagaagagaatgaacaagctccacaacattttaaaaatacatttcagggtttacacataatgcacatccaacatctgaatatattaaactgttcactcaagcacagcagcaccataaactcaAAATCAAACTGTCATGACATATAACCCACGATTTTGCGATagagtccaatagtgtttttaactgcccaaactttcaataacagttcctttgcaaagcttgaatagtattatgactggttcacaagcaatccacgctaaTATGAGCCAGAACAATCTGCATATGCATAGTACAAAGCACGAtgaacaagacacacacacatatagtatcATCCTGCACAGGCGCACATCGTCTGAAacgcatcaaaacggtcaaagatgtccatctagtgtacgtttacatacaccaacaattaaaaatagcacagatgggcacaCGAACATGTCCAGGGTGGGTATGTGCTCAAAATAACAAGAtgcacagcagctgaatgaaacagaatggggtctccttttcagagttgtaacttgacactgcatcttttaaaagtgaggtgagatacatgacaatggtctaagatggtctgtctagtgcatgtttatatacaaagatAATTCAAAATATTCCACATGGGTCCCCTTTGACGTTCAGGAAtagtaggccacactaggcctgtctgtcctgctctctctgttTACGAACGGAGCACCAGTGGGCGGAGCCAAGGGTGCAATTAttgaagtaggcgttgatgttgctgtagaggcggtcatgaataaATAAGCCCCTTAGTGACGTAGGGAAGacacggaagtagagaacgaggcatttttgctctcttggtttcaataaatgcttttagtCCAATGATCAAATTGTGTTCTAACTGGCACAGATGATGCCTTCCCAGGGCACTCTGAAgagagcacaatccatgctgtagcaTTCCAAACACaatttccaataagaatcacttaaaaagtgagttttgaatgaccgttatcacctttcagccctctgaagctctcacagtggagggtgaTCGtattcgaagggaatagggcatagggatgtgAGGAAAGTCACTGGAGTTTATTCAGATTTTTAATGCAGATATTTTTCTGAGGATTATTGGGATGTAGAGCATGAGTAAGTGTACTTTATTCTTTATGcctagtgtattgtgattcaaaacattgataaatTATGATATATTTACTCGCTTCCATTCATACTTCCATTCCATTCAACAGCTCCTAGGGATGCACAGATATGGAAATTTTGGCCGATACTGATAATCAATGATTCTTTATTTTTgaaggctgataaccgatatgTTGTCCGATAAATCTTAATTTGGATataaattagggatgggcattttcaagtaGTTTTGTAGTCGAGATACCtgtaacccacaaaaaaaaacgAGTAATTgtttactcgtaaattaaaaagttaataatATCAAGACACTTACGTGAaatcaatattttcttttattcagACGTTACCAAGAACTGTTTCAAAATAAGATGACtttaacaaactatgcttttcttatggtggaaaaaatgtaattgaacaatatgcattaataaaaatggaatatGAAACCAGtcttattcagaaaaacaagtggtgaaagttggctttttataaaattcgCTCTGTCTGTGTTCAGAGACTTAATGCACatacatactggtctgataagcttcacGTACCGCTCTGCATTTGATCCAACATAAAAACAAATCCTCGTCCATTGACTCACATCAAGAACCAAATACCAATAGAGTATAATTcagtaagaatcaaaatattaaaagtatTGCCATATTTGTCTTTGTTTGAAAGCACAGACACCATATCATCTTTCATCCAACACCTCAACAACACGTGTATGCGCAGTGTCCCCCAGTGGACTCAGTTGTAACTGTAAGATGTGGTGagattaatttacatttagtcatttagcagacagttTTATACAATGCGACTCACACATGAGGAACAGAAGGaatttgtcaaaataaaaatgtcaacaatattttcagtatcacactgccaagtggctggagtagtaaagatgctagcacagaagaaagagacagacaaggatagaagctgcacttgtatgccattagtttacatagaaaattagctgcccagcctgccagagagtgttccaaagatacccaccgagtggactgacttgctaaatgATTCTGCATAAACTCTTTGTGCGCAGGGTCTGCTATGTGCTGCTGATGTGTCACATCATGCTGATGGCACTGATCAAAACCCTCATGGCGAGTAGCATGCACCTGAAATAGTTTAACCAGAAGGAATAAGCCATAACTTATCAGCTTTAATATATCAACCTAATTTATCGGACCGATAAcgataacaaaaaaaaattcacagttaTCAGCAGATAGTGATATATCCATCGATATATCATGTATCCCTAGCTCCAGCCTGATATTTGGCAAAGTCCAAGATGCACTGTGattgtttgtgggctggttatgtaatAACTTGGTCAGTTAGATCATTGTTCTGTTCTAAAGTTAGTGAAAAAGCGGTCAGACTCTGTATTGAGATCGCTTCTCAGTTTCCCTGGCTGAACACAGGCTCTGTGCATGAAAagtagcaggtgtgtgtgtgtgtgtgtgtgtgtgtgtgtgtgtgtgtgtgtgtgtggctttgctGGCTGCAATTTAAACTAAACGTAACTGTGAAGGACTTTACGTTATTCAAAACAATGACTCACTCTTTCAGATTGAGCAAAGCCGTCTTGCATTTTGTAGTGAATCAGGTGCTACAGAAATGTCCACACTTATCTTAATCATCATAACTCCTAAGGATCTGCTTTATCATAACAGACCAGTGGCTTTGcctcaaaaaatttaaatgagaaaATAATTGACTGTACAAAAGTATAAccaaatatcacaaaatattgtgtattgcactcatatttctaaaataacacTGTCTCTTGTGCTCATTGTGTTCTCATTAGGAAGCTAAAGCATGGCAAGAGTTTGATGGGGAGTAATGACGAAACACAGGCAAATAGTCACGTGAGGAGGCAATTCCTCCACTTCGCTGTGATTGGCTTCTTACCCTGTCAGTCTGTCAGTGCTATAATGCCTGCCTCTAATAATCTGTGGAGATTGCTATGAATGGTGCAAACCGAAGGAAGTAGACAGATTAATTGCAGAGTAAATAACTAACTTAGACAACACCACTTTTAGTTATGTCaatcaaaattaacttaaaatgactttaaacatgGAGTGAGctgtaaaacaataaataaagctgcaagcagcaaatTACGCAACCAAGCACAACAATGGCAGATCCATCATAAGTGAAATGAATAGTATAATATTTGCCCCgatgattatttttgcagtttaaaagcAATAGGAACAATTACTTGTAACACCATACAATTGCctataacttttgaccagtaaGTGGCTCTAAACTGCTCAAGTAGCTTCAATGCATGGTGGTGATAACATGTACAAAGTTTCAAATCAATAGCTCAAAGCATTAAGATacagcctcacttcctgtttggTTTCCTGGCCATCACATACATAAGGCCATTTCTTGGCAActgtttgaaatataaaaaattcaaatgataACTATTGTGCGGCTTGGTCTGAAGATCAATAGTGAAATTTGGTGGAGACTGGACAGGATTTGTAGGCCAAGtagcaaaaaaaagtttttggttAAAATTCAAAATTCCAGACAGGCAAGATAACGAACCAAGGTGATACATTTTGTGTGGCTCGGTCTTAAGATCATCTAagtaaaatgtgtatatatatatataaaaataaaaaataaaaaaaacaactgtacaaGGAGTAACAGTTTTCGTAAAAGTTCTAAATGCTGGGGGAGTCACGTGAAGCCATGCGAGGGGCGGACATGCTatcggcgagctctgcgcactttgctagttcttttttgtttgttttttttttttctccctttttctccccaatttgaaatgcccaattcccaatgcactctaagtcctcattgtggcgtagtaactcgcctctATCTGGGTGGCaggggacgaatctcagttgcctccacgtctgagaccgtcaacccgtgcatcttatcatgtggcttgttgagcacacaaccgcggagacatagcgcatgtggaggcttcacgccatccactgcg from Myxocyprinus asiaticus isolate MX2 ecotype Aquarium Trade chromosome 7, UBuf_Myxa_2, whole genome shotgun sequence encodes the following:
- the lonrf2 gene encoding LON peptidase N-terminal domain and RING finger protein 2 isoform X3; protein product: MEMKNFSQAILDGDAMCQLRPRWPKAYYIKATALKNAGRSEEALQEYLFCVALKSDWIAVKLEAQKILSDMFSLVFVNDGLAESLQPLLACPSPRIKPSSLLSSLHTSLPRDGARAGSSKELTFGCSKFKDGSSSLLKRTENVVNSGLSSLPVLPVLKRKWTEDAKAFEPPSKQLKEDEASSSKLFPTLCGGRQVLSQILDSADFECSLCMRLYYEPVTTPCGHTFCLKCLERCLDHNPNCPLCKENLSEYLATRAYNITLLMEEVLQRYLCEELAERRILHEEEMKELSNLNLEVPIFVCTMAFPTIPCPLHVFEPRYRLMIRRSMETGTKQFGMCIADELKGFADHGCMLEVRDVKFFPDGRSVVDTIGIARFKVLSHGQRDGYHTAKIEYLEDMKVEGEELTELLKLHESVYDQATAWFTSLKDDMKNQIISHFGQLPVKDFDPQVNPSGPAWCWWLLAVLPLENRAQLTILAMNALKDRLIAIRRVLIFVTRKRPR